Genomic segment of Neoarius graeffei isolate fNeoGra1 chromosome 7, fNeoGra1.pri, whole genome shotgun sequence:
cggTTGTGTAAATTTTTCTCGAACGCAAACCCTTTGTAGAATTTTTTTTCATGATTAATGGAGGACTAGCCCGccagctctttcttctcgttttccTGCACGTGCGCAACCTTTTAAAGATGCCCTAAAGGATTTTTGAAGTGTCTTAATTGTACAACTAATATGTAGAATATGTTTTAAAAAATTATGATCAAGTCATAATTTCAGGACAGAAGTCTTCTACGGCTGAGAAACCCCATTTGGAAAACTGATTTTCCGGCCCGGAATGGTGTTTGTGTTTGGATGGGCCTCCTGTTAGTTATTTCGCGCTTTGTGAGCATGGCCGGGGTTGAGGACGGGTTACAGTTGCACACCAGATGAAGCAAGAGAAACTGATGCGTTCCTTTGAACATGCAAGTGTGTGGGGGGTAGAGGCGATTAATAAGACATGGACTTTGATTCGTATGAATTTTATCTAAGGATGTGCAAAGGCTCTTGcctagacacttttttttttgcacgagTTTATTATAAGAGTATTCATGCACACAGATGAACAACAGTACACAGCTTTCCGATGTTTTTGGCCCCATCTTCATGTGTTTCAGGCCCATGTTTAAATGTGAATAAAATTGCTCAAACATGTCTGATCATTCTAGATTTAAGTGTGTAtataaaattcaaaaaaaaagttttaatctAGAATGATCAGAcgtgtttggatttttttttttttaaacttgaagTTTTTGGTTTATGTAAACCTATCTTAAAGTAGTTGAAGAAGCACTGGTTAACactctcccagcaagaaggttctgggatcgagcccagtggctgacacggGGCCctttgtgtgtagtttgcatgggtttcctctgggtgttccagtttcccccacgtggtggcggccttgggctgaagtgtccttgagcgaggcatctaacccccagctgctccccgggccCTGTTCTAAAAACCATTATGTTCTGCtgtgttgcactcttgcactttgtgTATTATaggttgtagtcctgtgatgtttaatgtagcctcatggtcctggagaaacgtttcATTTTACCTGTGTACTCTACCAACTGTATGTGGTTGAAGTGACGACAGAACCTTAACCTCATGGCTGCGAGCTATACAATTTCTGATCCTTAACACAATACAAACTGATAATTTTGCCTTCTAGGACACCAATTTATGATCAGACGTGGTTCAATTCAATGATTGGGCACTGGGGGAGTAAACTACCAGGGGGTTAAACCACTGTAAACCCAGTGCAAGTCACAAGACTCTTAAGTCCATCACTGACTGTAACTGCTTCCATGTAGTTTATTTTTCTTCCAAGATGCGAAACTTCAGTGAGTGTGTGCGCAACAGCTAAGTTTAGCTCAAGAATTGATCGACAATCATCCAGGCTTCTTTGGTGACTGCTGTGTGTTTGAGTTACAGATTTCTGGTGCATAACTGTGCGTTTTATTGACTGTAATGTGTAACTGTGGCTTAGATATGTCATGACGTGATGCCCGAGTTTCATTGAGAATGTGGTGTACAATCAGTGGCACTTGGGTGGAGTGTGTTGTTTTTAAGTGTCACGAATACAGTAAATAATGATTAATAAAAGCATGTTCGTACTAGTTAGGACCTAATGCCCGGACTTGAATTAAGATGTCAATCCCACTTTATAAAGTGTTttaaatagaacttttttttttttaaacccagtaCCCTGAATCCCTGTTTGTAAGTGCGATTGTTAACCTGTTTTTGCACACTGTTTTAGAGATCGAAAGGATTCAGAAAGGTGAGCCGAAAAAAGATGGCGAGACTTACCTGGACCTTTTCACTGCCAAAAATGTGCGGGTGAAAGAACGAGTGCTCATTCCTGTCAAACAGTACCCTCGGGTGAGTGGATGGAAATGTATTAGCTCCATGGAAAACAGAGTTTTGGTTTATAAAATAAACTATTTTTTCTGGCTTAGAATCTTAACCATTCATGACTGTCTTGATGCTTTGGCTGGAGTTCttcctgattttatatatatatattttttttaatcagttcAACTTTGTGGGGAAGATTCTTGGACCCCAGGGTAGCACCATCAAAAGATtgcaggaggaaactggagcaaagaTTTCAGTCCTGGGCAAGGGCTCCATGAGGGACAAGAACAAGGTAAAAACTACCTCCTGGGTCTTTAATCTTCATGAATGAGTTTTAAATTTGTGTATTCCAGTTGCGATACTAAGCTGCCCTTGAAACCTGATTAATCCAGCTGTGTAAGCTTGGCGTGAGCCTCCAGGTGAGCATATGATCCCATTTTCTTTCTCAGGTATCAGCCATGAACACCAGAAACTGTAGATGGCAGACTTGGTCTTCAGTTTCCCATCTTGTTTCATTTCAGCCACTAGGTGGCAGTGTTTAGTTGCAATGTGTTCATATGTTGCCGGTTATGCTTATGGAAGATGATGCAGGTAGTTTAGAAGAtttgaaatgatttttttttttttttatttcaggagGAAGAGCTGAGGAAGGGAGGGGAGCCCAAATACGCTCACCTGTCTATGGAGCTGCATGTGTACATTGAAGTATTTGCACCCATCCCTGAATGCTACCTGCGTATGGCTCATGCTATGGACGAGGTCAAGAAGTTCCTCGTGCCTGTAAGTCATTTTTGCAGCAGTACGATTTACGGTTTGTTCACAAGGAGACCTTTTTAGATTTTTCTCTTAAGGGTGGAGAAGTTAAACAAAACACTTCatgcaggcctttcaattacgtaATTTGGGTTACACCCGGTTTCTGAATTTGTGCTTTTTCTGTCATGgtacagggtaatttgggcttttctgtacacgcaaagtgctgttttcccgTGAGTATAACTTGCGATctcacgatcgagaggcggacacgctaatcactaggccaactcatggtcctAAAGGGCTCCCTCATGGCCTTGAGTCGGTTTTCCTTTCTTTTGAAGGGAACAAGCTGTAGGGTTCCTGTGCAGGCTGGAAAAGTAATGTCATTTGGTTTGTCATTTCTAGGGCTAGACAAGTATGGAAAAATTTCTGTTTTCAGATTATGTCCCTGTTTTTCTAAAATTGAACCGAAATGTTCCAACCAGTGCGAGCATGATGTTGAATTTAAGTAAGGCAAGACTTGCGCGTGATATGTCTGAGATGATTTCTCTGGCATCTGCCCTTTTTTTCAGAGACCTGGCAAGTTTTGCTAGTGTTGTGGGCTTGCCCCTAAGATATGAATGCTGGCAGATAGTGTCAATGTTGGAAATTGGCACTCACAACCCACCAAACGCAGGTGATTTTGCTCAACCTACCAGCCGCAGTGGTGGGTAAACAAAAGTAGCACACGGACAGAGAGAATGCAATTGTAACAGAACTATGTGTGACGTTCCACAACGCAGATTGAATTGCGAGTCTACTTGTTCCACGAGGACACAATCCTCGTTAAAGTGTGAGTGAAACAAGAAGCTTCTGATTCGGTGTGGCAACCGCTGCGTAGAACGCTAACTACCGACTGATTAGAGAATTACCTCAGGTCAAGCACCCTGGGCGATAAATTgattaattcgaatttacagttaaggacgatgtgtttttatgaaaattgtttttctctcagttttaacttccgCCACCAACGCTCCCCTCTGTGCATGTGCAGGACGGATTGGGCAGCAGGGACGGATCGGGCACTGACACTATAGCCTTCCTCCCGCCTgcttgccatagacacacacaaacatggcagtgATTGGGGAAAAGCTGCAACTCGTCTAAGAAAGGAGCAACTTTCTCTgtgatctggaattggttcggttttgcaGTGTTagacgcagaccaaacaagtcctcgttgtaaggtgtgttttgaaaacggttgcttccaaaggaagcagcacgacGAATTTATTCCGATCCTTTAAACAGAAGCCTGCAGCGGAgtgggagaagtgctgctcccagcggaatgaaTGCCGCAGCACGAGCACACCATCCAAagtaaagcaagcaaccgtccTGGGCACATTTTTGAACTGTGTGTCTTATGATAAGAATGGGGTGTGGTGGAAGGCGGTCACAGATGCTATCGCTATGTTCTCATCTACAAGtttgttttttggcttctttttggtttctggttgcactttaaccccaaaggggaaatttaagtgaaaacaaaataaaggtaaacttgttttgaatcatttctttgtcatctgtagtttgatttttagtaggggGGGAATCtatgaaaatctttttttttttttttgtgaaaatcaggggttttttttggggggggggggggccataTTGCCCAGCTCTAGCTAGTATTGCAGCAAGCAGGTAGTTATGTCATAGGGGTTAAGAGTTCTGAAGAGAAACTCCCATGAGACAGGCCAAAGAAGGGAGGGTCAAAAAAACATTTAATGGGCAGTGGAGAAAAGTAAATAGTGGAAAGTTCTGTGAAATGGTTTGTGGTcggggagggttttttttttttttattttattttattttttttatttgtccaaCTTAAATTTAACTTCCATCAGTCCACAGTTGTGGGGGTgtgcatatgagagagagagaaatgtcagTTTACCTCAAGCTTAAATATTTAACTCGTGAAATAAAATGGCCTGTTTACCTAAATCACGTTTGAATATTGTAGCTCTTACTGTGCATGTTTTTTCACATGCAGTTACACACTTTTTGTTAAAACAAGtggctggtttttaaaaataaaatttgagTGGCTGATGGATTTTGGAATCTAGCAGCTATGGTGGCAGGATGATAAACTTTGTTCCCGACAGTGGTGTGTacttggatgcaaacggcgcaccttttggcggatgccgcctttttcacggctgtctgggggacttgtgtgaatcgtgcagatccgatgagtgtttatattttttttgggggggggttggagtgtctgattataatttcgtgaaagtaaattctgtattaaaattactaaatgagcaaatgctgctacagtccatgaaacataggaagtacaagtatgagaagaaaacagtaaatcagaaagctgcacacgtaaAGCCAGTTACGTAACtcgcgttggactgatggaaatccttgcgcgtgaagtgcagccagcagcagataatggcgcgcagccaattggctttacgtgctcgtttttctgatttactgttttcttctcatacttatacttcctatgtttcatggactgtaatggcatttgtatatttagtaattttaatacagaattcactttgatgaaattataatcacacTCCaacgcctcccccccccccccccaaaaaaaaaacttatcggatctgcacgattcagattcacacaagtcccccagacagccgtgaaaaaggcagcatccaccaaaaggcgcgctgttgcaTCCGTCTGTGTATGTGGATCTCCATGACGATGcatttgtttgtgtgtgaggCGGTGTACGTTTTCGAACAGATGGTTGTCTTTACTTGGGTATGGCACACTCGCGCACGATTTCTTAGCCTGATATGTTTTATCCTCATATTTGAACGTGTGGATGTCTGTGTTACTGGCCCAGTCTTTGCAACCGGTTTCCTGTTTTTCCATCAGGGTGTTGCATGTATTTGTGATAGTGTATATGTGGTAATGACAAGAAGAGACAAAAGACAAATGGGAGTGTGTTTTTAAACTTTTTGACAGCTGATTTATGGTTCTACTCCACTTAATATTCCATGAAGCAAAGTCAGTGGACTTCTGTTCCCTTTTCTTTTGATGAGTTATACAACATTCCTCCAGTTACTGTTAGGGGTAGAAGGTATCGGTTTAGTTTTTCAGATTTACGTGGCAGAAACGGAGCAACACTGCATTGTTTTAGCATTGCGGCTTGAATAAAATGCTGTGCATTGAACTTGTTTGGGTTTTAATTGATTTCTGTGAGCTACAGGACCTTTCCACAAGGGTGccactagaaattttgggccccatgaaagaataTATGAGCAATTACTTGCTTTTAGCAACATCCTAGCTTACATACTCGATGTAACGTATATGCTGGATTTAAAATTACTTATTATAGTTATTTGTACTGTGGCATCAAATATGGTCTGAAAAATGTCCTGTGAAGtctggaattttgaaatggaaaatgtGTAGGAGCCCTGAAGTTGGTATCCGTCTTCTCAGTTGTACTGTAAGCACGCGTTCCGCTTTTTTTCCAGGTGGACAACATGGACGAGATGCACCAGGATCCCTTCATGGACGTCGGGTATCTGAATGGTGCTCAGGATGCACCCACTCGGGGTCGTGGTGGCCCTGGCCGGGGCCGTGGTGGCCCATCAGTTCCCATGCCCGGACCCAGGTACGGGATCTTTCTCATAACGGCACAAATTTTAGTCTTGGAAGGTCATATGAAAGCGTGTTCTCCTAGATATTAGGAAAATGCAAGCAATATCCTGCATAGTCAGTGCACTGATGTTATTTTTCCCATCAGGGGTCGCGGCATGCTCCCACGTGGTGGTGCACCTCGCGGCGGTGCCCCCAGAGGAGGCCCAGGAAGAGGTGGAGCATCTCGAGGCGCGCCCGTCGGCCGGGGAGGACATCCTTCTGGCTCCTCTAACCGCGGGGGGGCTTCAGGACGGTCTCGACCCCCTGCTGCCTCTCAGAGGATGGCACCTGCATCTGCACTCTCTCATCAGCAACATCAGGCACCAGAGTCGTACGAAGAATACGTGAGTCGCTGCATTGTTCATGCCACCTGCATTCGGTTTAATAGAACTTTGTTCATGCTGGACGTTTTTACAACCTGTGCCCGCTTTTTTTAAAGCCAAGGTGCAAAAAAAGTAGCATGTAAATAAGTAGCAAAATACAACGCGCACCCTGTGTTGTTTTTTTGGTCTACATGCATTTTGTGTGGAAAATTTTGATTTCACTGCAAAACCTTAagtgtgttgtgggtgtggcttTTCCCTCCTGCTGTTTAATTATCGTAGTTTTCAATGTCACGCTTTCCTGAGGGCAAAGAAGTGACGTGCATGTTTAAACTATCCCTTGTTAATTGAGCAATACCTGGTTTTCTCTTTAGTCCTATGAGGAGACCTACACCGAAACTCCATACGATGCTTATGAAAGCTATTATAACCAGGCAGCACCACAGGGGTAGGTCCTGTTTACCTTACTTTGTGAAGATGGCTTATGTAATTTGGGTGTTTGAGTAGTTTGGCAGGAAAGTTGGAAAGAATCTGTCAAACTAAAATAAGTCATTTATCATTCATACAGAGAAACCGAGTACTATGACTACGGccatggtgaggctcaggagagcTACGAATCGTACGGTAAGATGCCGGTGTACACGTGATGCCATGCTATTTCCTTTGCTGCTTGTTTACCATCCATTCATGTCGGTAAGGACATTGTTAATTGTTCTGGAAGAGGAAAATGAGCAACAGTCTGGGTAGGCTCCTGGCACCACATCAGAGTGGTTTAGTTTCCTGTGAACAGCAAATGTTTAATttcttaagggttgttttacaatcagggtacgaagTTTGTCACAGggatccaaaattcaaattgattcaaactggttcttgtaccagtttttaagtgaaggacaagttaaagaacagatttcaggaaatttttttttgacgtgtgtatggtagttttgtgtaatctgctataagatgggagaaacaaatgaagtgattctcagagaggacattttttttgacaattcagaatccactacttccatagggcttttaaatataaggctgtaagtttTGTGTTAGATGtctctaatatttttgtcccaatatcttgaccacattttaggatgaatcattttagatatgttattttatattgaaaaattagctgtctcggagaggactttttttttgacacaattgcatactaatttgatcaaaatagtctgaaaacttactggcattcaacattaacacTTAACtaggtttccaatgatatggaaccaaatatttgttttatggtataaagaatgatttaagtgcatcccttttggagctacctgtggtcaaaaaagcactttttctaaatgacatgagtaattGTGCTAAATATGACGcgcattgccatacattcaccaaaaataacgttatcacaattttttttgtgcatggtaaatagagctatcacagggctacaataaacaaccaagtttatttagtcaagcctttttgatattgaagataagtgttagatgtgatttttagcttgcgtaccccgattgtaaaacaacccttatcgcAGTCCATGCCCTTTTGAGTTGTCCTTTTCTAGTTTATGGTCTAATTGGTCAGTGagatttttaaatgaaaaaatgTAGATCTAAAGGGACAAATTTTGTCCACTAAAATGACGACAACTTTTTAATCTGTTTACTGAATCTCAGATCATGTtgtatgtgtatatacatgtACACTAATTTATGTAATCTTTTATTAGTGTACAAACTTAAAGAAATCCTAATCTTTGTTTTTTGAGACCCCTACATTCACTCCTTTCTTCTTCCTCTGTAGCTGAAGATGATTGGGAAGGTGCTGCGTGGGGTAGCGGCGGAGGGAAGGCTCCTTCTGCCCGCCAGAACAAAGGAAACTATCGCGAACACCCATACGGCAGATTCTGAGATGCATCACTCACTCGGGTTGCCTGGGCAACCACCTTGAATTGTAACTCCTTTTAACAGCTCAAAGtaatttttagatttttttttttatgttaatcTCTTTTTAATGTTATTCTGGTAAAACCTTTGTAGTTACATTAAGGAATATGCTTACTTCAGAGTTTTTCTTTAGTGTTTCATCTTTGCATTGTTGGCTTGTGCAGTAtgtttgctgattttttttttttttttttttcctttgaatatgTAATgattgtgaggaaaaaaaaccgtAGAAGCCTGAATTATACTACAAATAGCTTTTACGCAAAAACAAGTGTCGCTTTTGAGTATTGTGATCCCttaaaaaaactcaacaaaaggCTTCAAAATGAAAGAAGGAAAGTGTTTAAAAGCCGCTGTACAAACCCAACACTAAACACCAACCTTAAACTGACAGATATAGAGCTGTTTGACAAGTTTAACAGAATCCAGAAATTTATTCTGAGGAAACAAAATGTTCAATTTCAAGCGCAGTATTTTGTTCAAAAAGGGGGGAGGAGTCAAATTCCATtggttaattaattttttttttattaattttttgtaATGGGGTTAAAAATGTGGCCAGTCTAAATTTATGTATATAAGTTACCTCTGGTTAATGTTTTTATTTTGCTGTCTCTAGTTTTGCATTTCATAAAATCACTTGTGTTCGTTGCCTAAATAGGGAACTAAACGTGTCTTTCTGGAGTGTGTCAGTCAATAAAGCGCAATCTTGTTTTCCAGCTAACACAACCTGGTATTTTTGCTTTTCTTCTAGCTTTCAGTACATAAATTGCATTTACTAACTAGCTTTTGTGACAAAAACATGCATGCAGATATAATACAACATGTACTTCGTTTGTTCAGTGAATGTAAAAATATTGTGTATAAACCGTTGTTAATTAGAATCCGATTAGCATAGCGGCTATTAAATTATTTATTCTTATTCATAGACTGTCCTGTTTTGTATCACAGTAAacataaaccaaaaaaaaactaACATACCAAACATCCCCCATTTTGTGTCCTGAAATGAAATGTTCCTTAATTTTTTCAGTTCAATGATTTATACACAATACAGCAAAAAAAGGGGTTACTTCTCTTGAAAGGGGACTTCCTTGAAAGCTGCACCAGCGTTCCCAGGAAGTGCTGCTGTTTCTAAAACATACTGCTCACTCCATCTTTTTCTTTTATCGAAAAGGATCGTGAGGTGAGTCCTGCCAAGTGGCCTCTAAAATAAATACCTCGTTTAAAGAAGGTAACGTATGATCAAAATTTACACTGACAGACAAGTCTCAAAAACAAAATGTAGACTTTGGTTCATTACATCAAAATGTATAAAGTGTTACTCCCCAAAAAATCATTTCCCCTCATCTTGTTGGCCAACATGACACTCGGTTAAATGTTGTGTAGTGTGAAGAAGATTGCAAACTTGCAGGCTTGCTCGACTTGCGTTGGGCTGaaaaaataaacaacaaaaaTCGGGAAGGAGGCGCTACAAAAAAGGTGGCTTAGGAAGTGCTACAAAAAAGGTAACATCTGCCCTAAATGTCCTTTTATTACTTTTCAACACCACTATTTGTTTTTTTGCTTTAAAAATATAAGGAACACGTTCAAAATCTAGATGCATCTTTCTTTTTTCATATATATATGTTAATACATGCAACTCTTGCCCtaaaatttttttgaaaaatagaaTTCATTTAAAAGTAAAAGTTTTGACCAAATGAACTTATGGTTGTGTATAAAAAGAATTAGCATTTTTCCAGtctaaaaatagataaaataaaatgtaatttaaatcggCATGAGTTGCATAGCCTGCTTTTAAAGTTGTCGTGTTCAGTATAAAGTAGTCACTTATTTTCTGTTCTCCACCATCACACAGACGCTGATCTTGGCTGGTGGCTGGAGTGTGTCTGGGTGAAGTTGATTGCCTGGTCAAAGTAGGTTTGCTGCAAATTACTCACTTGTCCAGTGCATGTTTGGGGAAGAAagaaactgttttgtttttctgaaaagtcattcattttctttctctctctctcagatcctAAAGTGTGCCCCACAATCCGTTTCAGCCTGCCAGAAGCCTTTGTACGTTTCCATAAAAGGCCTTTTATTTGGCTCCAGCTGCATTATAAGACTTGAGCAGAATaagtgtttttcttttgtaagcCATGTGTCAAACTGGAACTGTGTGAGCCCtggaaaattattttgattttattttttaaatgatgtATTGCAAGTGTGGAAAGACCAGAGATGTATTTTGGGGGTGTTAAAgtgcaaaatttttttttttttttttttttagggctgAGGTACTTTTTTGTACAGTTTTATTAAACGCTTGAGATTTTGGCAGTGCCGTGTActgccttttattttattttttttaaataaatgtcaaCTATTTGTATAAATGTAGTGTTTTTTAGTTGTGATTTTGTGCAATAAGTGTGGGTGGGTTTTCCCCCCAGTAGAAAATATTTTCACATGAAATTTGTACATCGTCCTCAATAaaggtgtgtttttgttttgtttttttccccagacAAATGTAGAATTTCCAGTTTTGTCCTGACACCTTACGGGCAGATTGGTTTTCTCTTTTCACTGATTTTCATTAGAAAAACGATGGAACTGAGCTTTCATTATGTTTCATCTGAATTACATAAGCACAGCTGGGTCACATCTGCTCTCTGAACAAGTGGTCTGGTTTCCAGTAGAGGGTGGTGGAGTCAATTTTCTCCTTATGTAATATTGGTTTTTAAATGTGTCTGTTCCAGTCGTCATCCAAACACTCTTCACCCCACTCCCAAGATTGCTACTATGTGGTCTGGTTTACACACGACTCGTAGTTGATAAATTTCTGAGGTTATGGTGTTTttctaagctttttttttttttttttttaatattaaatcAGTGGTCTTGTGGAACAGGAAACCAGAGAGGGGTTTTTACTATGTTTGCCCAGGAACTGGGAGCTAATTCCAAGAGGTGAACTGAAGAAAAATTCCCACGTGTGCAATTGACCAAGGTGAAAAATCATTACAGCAAAAGGATCAGATTTCTTCCCCCCTGAGCTAATTTGGCATGATTGTATCTCAGTCTTTTTAAACATAAGTGAAAGCTCACTTGTTGCTTGAATATATCAGCAAAACTTCTGATGAGCATCCTCAACCTATCTCTAGAAGAACAGCAGTGGAATCAAAGCCCTGAAGAACTAACTGTCAGTCATATTTTGCAGTAATGGTAATTTTAAGAGGAATCTAAAATATACTTTGGTTGCATATAAAACTAAACTAGGCTACTTGTCGTTTAGTTGCTCATCA
This window contains:
- the khdrbs1a gene encoding KH domain-containing, RNA-binding, signal transduction-associated protein 1a gives rise to the protein MDANRNNNNKGKKANNNPNNPNMESESKYLPELLAEKDSLDASFTHAMKLLTAEIERIQKGEPKKDGETYLDLFTAKNVRVKERVLIPVKQYPRFNFVGKILGPQGSTIKRLQEETGAKISVLGKGSMRDKNKEEELRKGGEPKYAHLSMELHVYIEVFAPIPECYLRMAHAMDEVKKFLVPVDNMDEMHQDPFMDVGYLNGAQDAPTRGRGGPGRGRGGPSVPMPGPRGRGMLPRGGAPRGGAPRGGPGRGGASRGAPVGRGGHPSGSSNRGGASGRSRPPAASQRMAPASALSHQQHQAPESYEEYSYEETYTETPYDAYESYYNQAAPQGETEYYDYGHGEAQESYESYAEDDWEGAAWGSGGGKAPSARQNKGNYREHPYGRF